The following are encoded together in the Timaviella obliquedivisa GSE-PSE-MK23-08B genome:
- a CDS encoding TerB family tellurite resistance protein: protein MNLLRIVTAMAWSDGGLAEEEVDVMLDRFSSIFATDPAQQQSLQQELQDYMMQNIQLEELTPQLQSTEEKELVLRLGYEVIGASARTHQEDLINDHEAAAYQKLVSLLGLPPETMKQIESEVTSRTDGSLIDSLTQQLKQFVGKG from the coding sequence ATGAATTTGCTACGGATTGTTACTGCTATGGCGTGGTCAGATGGTGGTTTAGCCGAAGAAGAGGTCGATGTTATGCTCGATCGCTTCAGCAGTATTTTTGCCACCGACCCAGCCCAGCAGCAAAGCCTTCAGCAAGAATTGCAAGACTACATGATGCAGAACATCCAGCTAGAGGAGTTAACACCCCAACTTCAAAGCACTGAAGAAAAAGAACTAGTGCTACGTTTGGGCTACGAAGTGATTGGAGCTAGCGCTCGAACCCACCAAGAGGATCTCATTAATGACCATGAGGCTGCTGCCTACCAAAAGCTAGTGAGCTTACTAGGGTTGCCCCCAGAAACCATGAAGCAAATTGAAAGTGAAGTTACTTCTAGAACAGATGGAAGCTTAATTGACAGTTTGACTCAGCAACTTAAGCAGTTCGTGGGTAAAG
- a CDS encoding alpha/beta hydrolase: MGNIQILHDFFSPPEQIKRTVRIYTPDGYDQSDPGGNGEADRPLPVLYVFDGQNIFAHPESATYDTWCINWTLEKLVTEGAIQPWIIVGIDHLGDRLSEYSSWIGGRANLCADFLVNHLKPYIDRTYRTRPEAQWTGVMGASMGGLMTLYLGKTYPQVFGRIGCLSPALMWGDRYMFSLWDSPTRHWSKILLYVGGAEQYSFSGVWLDYVPITRDFYHHLKDLGYGNHELQFRLAEGEVHHETAWQRQLPSLMPWLLANIEG; the protein is encoded by the coding sequence ATGGGTAATATCCAAATTCTTCACGATTTCTTTTCTCCACCCGAGCAAATTAAGCGCACGGTTCGCATCTACACGCCAGATGGCTATGACCAGAGCGACCCTGGCGGTAACGGCGAAGCCGATCGCCCCCTGCCTGTTCTCTATGTCTTCGACGGGCAGAACATTTTTGCCCATCCTGAGTCTGCGACGTATGACACTTGGTGCATTAACTGGACGCTAGAAAAACTGGTGACAGAAGGAGCAATCCAGCCCTGGATTATTGTAGGAATTGATCATTTAGGCGATCGCCTCTCCGAATATTCTTCATGGATTGGTGGACGGGCAAACCTCTGCGCCGATTTTTTAGTCAATCATCTCAAACCCTACATCGATCGCACCTATCGAACCCGCCCCGAAGCCCAATGGACGGGTGTAATGGGAGCTAGCATGGGCGGATTAATGACGTTGTACTTGGGTAAAACCTATCCACAAGTCTTTGGAAGAATTGGCTGCTTATCGCCTGCGTTGATGTGGGGCGATCGGTACATGTTTAGCCTTTGGGACAGCCCCACGCGCCACTGGTCAAAAATTTTGCTCTATGTAGGCGGAGCCGAACAATACTCGTTCTCTGGCGTTTGGCTTGACTATGTACCCATTACCCGTGACTTCTATCATCACCTTAAAGACTTAGGTTATGGAAATCACGAGCTACAATTTCGCTTGGCTGAAGGAGAAGTTCACCACGAAACGGCCTGGCAACGCCAACTTCCGTCTCTAATGCCCTGGCTTTTAGCAAACATAGAAGGATAG
- the moeB gene encoding molybdopterin-synthase adenylyltransferase MoeB, translated as MLNPNLDDVQLSRDDYERYSRHIILPEVGLEGQKRLKAASVLCIGTGGLGSPLLLYLAAAGIGRIGIVDFDVVDQSNLHRQVIHGTSWVGKPKIESAKSRILEINPHCQIDLYETRISSENAIAIIAPYDIVVDGTDNFPTRYLVNDACVLLDKPNVYGSILRFDGQATVFNYKGGWKRPEGWDALSANQKTDLRQMGKDWFYDETALSPNYRDLFPDPPPPGEVPSCAEGGVLGILPGIIGLIQATETVKIILGKGRTLSGRLVVYNALDMTFRELKLQPNPVRPVIEKLIDYEVFCGIPQAKAAEEQQQANMKEITVQDLKQLLDSGTDDFVLLDVRNPNEYQIAQIPGSVLVPLPDIESGGGVAQVRELLNGHRLVVHCKSGMRSAKAIALLKEAGIEGTNVQGGILAWSREIDPSVPEY; from the coding sequence ATGCTAAATCCCAATCTGGATGATGTCCAGCTTAGTCGTGATGACTACGAACGGTACTCTCGCCATATCATCTTGCCAGAAGTGGGCTTAGAGGGTCAGAAACGCCTGAAAGCAGCCAGTGTTCTGTGCATCGGCACAGGTGGGCTGGGTTCACCGCTGTTGCTTTACCTTGCTGCTGCTGGTATCGGTCGTATTGGCATTGTTGACTTTGATGTAGTTGATCAATCCAATCTCCATCGCCAAGTCATTCATGGCACATCCTGGGTCGGCAAGCCCAAGATTGAATCGGCAAAAAGCCGCATTCTCGAAATTAATCCCCATTGCCAGATTGATCTGTACGAAACCCGAATTAGCTCTGAGAACGCGATCGCCATCATTGCGCCCTATGACATTGTGGTCGATGGCACCGATAACTTTCCAACTCGTTACCTAGTCAACGATGCTTGCGTCTTGTTGGACAAGCCTAATGTTTACGGTTCCATCTTGCGGTTTGACGGACAGGCAACCGTGTTTAACTATAAGGGCGGCTGGAAACGTCCTGAAGGCTGGGATGCACTTTCGGCAAACCAAAAAACTGATCTTCGGCAAATGGGCAAAGATTGGTTCTACGATGAAACGGCTCTAAGTCCGAACTATCGAGATTTATTCCCCGATCCACCGCCGCCTGGAGAGGTTCCTTCTTGTGCTGAAGGAGGCGTGCTGGGCATTCTTCCAGGCATCATCGGCTTGATTCAAGCAACCGAAACCGTCAAGATTATTTTGGGAAAAGGGCGGACGCTCAGCGGTCGTTTGGTCGTCTACAACGCCTTAGATATGACCTTCCGCGAGCTCAAGTTGCAGCCTAATCCTGTTCGTCCAGTGATTGAAAAGCTGATTGATTATGAAGTGTTTTGTGGCATTCCCCAAGCTAAAGCAGCAGAGGAGCAACAGCAGGCAAATATGAAAGAAATCACTGTTCAAGATCTGAAACAGCTACTTGACAGCGGCACCGATGACTTTGTGCTGCTAGATGTGCGTAATCCTAACGAATACCAAATTGCCCAAATTCCTGGGTCGGTGTTGGTTCCCCTGCCCGACATTGAAAGCGGCGGCGGTGTTGCCCAAGTTAGGGAACTCCTAAATGGGCATAGATTAGTGGTGCATTGCAAGTCGGGGATGCGATCGGCTAAGGCGATCGCCCTCCTCAAAGAAGCAGGCATTGAAGGCACCAATGTTCAAGGCGGCATCCTGGCTTGGAGCCGCGAAATCGATCCATCGGTGCCAGAATACTAA